From the Microplitis mediator isolate UGA2020A chromosome 6, iyMicMedi2.1, whole genome shotgun sequence genome, one window contains:
- the LOC130669313 gene encoding alpha-protein kinase 1-like → MDTSEEEPEDSLTMLARKKRMFKRQLEANVQQEMVNDIIMAHQMTRQEKNKVSENLSLSNSGDEIESGASKDNNIPMSDGAMEPLASPNFESTEKEVITLVLETENQRPKTPAIREEVVITPVLEIENQQPKTPAIREDEAIESTSGTQRKFPPAVTIKDSRAVEPDGQSCNLNTLLKQNTLLMAQIKKLKMQNQQLQIGIAHNQQQQQEQPPQQQQAQQQQPQQQQHHQQQQPQQQPQQQQQQQQRQQQLHYLNYPPAVPLQNVNPVRIFPDGRFHVGDDLYIFSSAYENATNANNPSKFITTMAYAVWGYENLATKTVRMQANTKPDKSELTPRKKELITQHFKKYLKEKNFHEQKIFYELKNVNTYFGRAITGAEKKIKNRQAGNN, encoded by the exons ATGGATACGAGTGAAGAGGAACCAGAAGATTCATTGACGATGTTagcgagaaaaaaaagaatg tttaaGAGACAATTGGAAGCCAATGTCCAACAAGAAATGGTCAATGATATAATTATGGCTCATCAAATGACACGTCAGGAAAAAAATaag GTTTCTGAGAATTTGAGCTTGTCAAATAGTGGCGATGAAATTGAATCAGGAGCATCAAAAGATAACAATATTCCAATGAGCGACGGAGCAATGGAACCTCTTGCATCACCAAATTTTGAGTCAACCGAGAAAGAG gTAATTACGCTTGTATTAGAAACGGAGAATCAACGGCCAAAAACACCAGCTATTCGAGAAGaagtg gTCATTACGCCTGTAttagaaatagaaaatcaaCAGCCAAAAACACCAGCTATACGAGAAGATgag GCCATTGAATCAACATCAGGAACCCAACGGAAATTTCCACCAGCAGTTACTATTAAAGACAGtcgg GCAGTCGAACCTGATGGACAAAGctgtaatttaaatacactTTTAAAACAGAATACGCTACTCATggcacaaattaaaaaattaaaaatgcaaaACCAACAACTACAAATTGGAATAGCTCATAatcaacaacagcaacaagaGCAACCACCGCAACAACAACAAgcacaacaacaacaaccacaacaacaacaacatcaTCAACAGCAGCAGCCGCAACAACAAccacaacaacagcagcaacaacaacaacgacaACAACAACTTCACTACCTAAATTACCCACCGGCAGTACCGTTACAAAATGTAAACCCCGTAAGAATTTTTCCTGATGGCAGGTTCCATGTAGGTGACGATTTGTATATTTTCAGTTCTGCATATGAAAATGCCACAAATGCAAACAACCCCTCTAAATTTATAACCACAATGGCATATGCAGTCTGGgggtatgaaaatttagcaaCAAAAACCGTACGCATGCAAGCCAATACAAAACCTGACAAATCTGAGCTAACTCCTCggaaaaaagaattaattacgcaacattttaaaaagtaccttaaagaaaaaaattttcatgaacaaaaaatattttacgagTTAAAAAACGTAAATACATATTTTGGTAGGGCCATTACGggagcagaaaaaaaaattaaaaataggcAAGCcggaaataattaa